One segment of Oscillospiraceae bacterium MB08-C2-2 DNA contains the following:
- a CDS encoding folylpolyglutamate synthase/dihydrofolate synthase family protein codes for MEHSDVMQSILSNSWRRSVPGLSRITQLLERMGNPHKKLKFVHIAGTNGKGSVSAMLESVLREAGYKTGLFTSPFIHHFGERMQVEGIPISHEQVEELASWMTGLAQDMEDPPTEFEVITAMAMAYFQRSGCDIVVLEVGMGGRLDATNVIDRPEAAVITTIGLDHTTELGDTLEKIAGEKAGIIKAGCPVVLYPQQAEVEAVFQAVCRERSAALHKVSATEILPANFDLNGQTFDYGSQHGLKISLLGQHQLKNAATVAETVSVLAAGGWKIPETALYGGLEKARWPGRFDVLRRSPVVVVDGGHNPQGAQTVAENCRLYFPGKKLLFVVGVLADKDSYGIFSPIFPLADKIFTVSPNIPRALPADQLRDRLSQYHPHVTACGSIREGLEAALREAQEDDVICALGSLYMVGDIRRYFNLA; via the coding sequence ATGGAGCACAGCGATGTTATGCAGAGCATTTTAAGCAATTCGTGGCGCAGAAGTGTGCCCGGGCTCTCAAGGATTACCCAGCTGCTTGAGCGAATGGGTAACCCACATAAAAAGCTGAAATTTGTGCATATAGCAGGAACCAACGGCAAGGGCTCAGTATCCGCTATGCTGGAAAGTGTGCTGCGGGAGGCCGGGTATAAAACAGGCTTGTTTACTTCGCCTTTTATTCATCACTTTGGGGAGAGAATGCAGGTAGAGGGGATTCCCATCTCTCATGAGCAGGTGGAAGAGCTGGCTAGCTGGATGACCGGGCTTGCGCAGGATATGGAAGATCCGCCCACTGAATTTGAAGTCATCACCGCTATGGCTATGGCATATTTTCAGAGAAGCGGCTGCGATATTGTGGTTCTGGAGGTTGGCATGGGCGGCAGGCTGGATGCCACCAATGTGATTGACCGGCCCGAGGCCGCTGTGATTACCACAATCGGTTTGGATCATACCACCGAGCTGGGGGATACGCTGGAAAAAATCGCAGGAGAAAAAGCGGGAATTATCAAGGCTGGCTGTCCGGTGGTGCTGTATCCCCAGCAGGCTGAGGTGGAGGCGGTTTTTCAGGCAGTTTGCAGGGAAAGAAGCGCTGCTCTGCACAAAGTATCCGCTACAGAAATATTGCCTGCAAACTTTGATCTGAACGGACAAACCTTTGATTACGGCAGCCAGCATGGGCTTAAAATATCCCTTCTTGGGCAGCATCAGCTGAAAAACGCCGCCACAGTGGCGGAGACTGTTTCGGTTTTAGCCGCTGGGGGTTGGAAAATTCCTGAGACAGCTCTGTATGGGGGCCTTGAAAAAGCACGCTGGCCCGGGCGATTTGATGTGCTCCGCCGAAGCCCCGTAGTGGTTGTGGATGGCGGGCATAACCCACAGGGAGCCCAGACCGTGGCGGAAAACTGCCGCCTTTATTTCCCTGGGAAAAAGCTTCTGTTTGTGGTGGGGGTGCTGGCTGATAAAGACTCTTATGGGATATTCAGCCCGATTTTCCCGCTTGCCGATAAAATATTCACTGTATCCCCCAATATTCCCCGAGCACTTCCGGCGGATCAGCTTCGGGATCGCTTGAGCCAGTATCATCCCCATGTGACCGCATGCGGGAGCATCAGGGAGGGGCTTGAGGCGGCCCTCAGAGAGGCGCAGGAAGACGATGTGATTTGTGCTTTGGGTTCCCTTTATATGGTGGGGGATATCCGCCGTTATTTTAACCTAGCTTAA
- a CDS encoding folate family ECF transporter S component: MPKFSIKAMVQIGFLIGLEIILSRFASIATPLVKIGFAFLPIAIVAMLHGPFYGGLAAAMGDFLGAILFPIGAYFPGFTLTAFLTGMVYGTALYKRPKSWLRVSCTILFITLVLHLGLNTVWLWMITGKGYLAILPTRLMQAAIMLPIQTAGVYFAGQKFCSPGPFSKMLGIKLPE, from the coding sequence ATGCCGAAATTCAGTATCAAAGCCATGGTTCAGATCGGGTTTCTCATCGGGTTGGAGATCATTCTTTCCCGATTTGCTTCCATTGCCACCCCGCTTGTGAAAATCGGGTTTGCCTTTTTGCCCATTGCGATTGTAGCCATGCTCCACGGCCCCTTTTATGGCGGCCTTGCCGCTGCTATGGGGGATTTTCTGGGGGCTATCCTTTTCCCTATTGGGGCCTATTTCCCCGGCTTTACCCTGACAGCCTTTCTCACTGGGATGGTTTATGGAACGGCTCTTTACAAGCGTCCCAAAAGCTGGCTTCGGGTGAGCTGTACGATTTTGTTCATTACACTGGTGCTCCATTTAGGGCTCAACACTGTATGGCTGTGGATGATTACCGGCAAGGGTTATCTTGCTATCTTGCCCACCCGGCTGATGCAGGCTGCCATTATGCTGCCGATTCAAACCGCTGGGGTATATTTTGCCGGGCAGAAATTCTGCTCGCCCGGCCCTTTCTCCAAAATGCTGGGCATTAAGCTGCCCGAGTAA
- a CDS encoding NCS2 family permease codes for MERFFKLKENGTNVSTEVMAGFTTFFAMSYIIFVNPAMLSQTGMPWGGVFLATIIASAVGTLIMGLFANVPYAQAPGMGLNAFFTYTVCFGLGFSWEQALAMVFLCGVVNVLITVTKIRKSIIKSIPLSLQHAIGGGIGIFIAYIGIKNAGLLQFTSDPGKNIVLDGGTVIADSSIVPGLVTLNTAPVLLALIGLIMIMVLLIMKVKGAILISILATTVIGIPMGVVDLSTLSATAGIGNAFADLGVTFGAAFGPNGMGSLFADPVKIPLVLMTIFAFSLSDTFDTIGTFIGTGRKSGIFSAEDEAAMATSTGFKSKMDKALFADSVATSVGALFGTSNTTTFVESAAGIGAGGRTGLTSVVTALLFIASIFLAPVAGIVPAAATAPALIAVGIMMLSSFREIEWEDLEEAIPAFFAGIFMALCYSISYGIAAGFIFYCIVKLCKGQLKTVHPILLVSTLLFILNFILLCFI; via the coding sequence ATGGAAAGGTTCTTTAAGCTCAAGGAAAACGGAACAAATGTCTCGACAGAGGTTATGGCCGGTTTTACTACCTTTTTCGCAATGTCTTATATCATCTTTGTTAACCCGGCTATGCTCTCCCAGACCGGTATGCCCTGGGGTGGCGTATTTTTAGCCACCATTATCGCTTCCGCCGTTGGCACCTTAATCATGGGCCTTTTCGCCAATGTCCCGTATGCACAGGCACCCGGTATGGGGCTCAACGCCTTCTTTACCTATACAGTCTGCTTTGGGCTGGGCTTTAGCTGGGAACAGGCTTTGGCTATGGTTTTCCTCTGCGGTGTAGTCAACGTTTTGATTACGGTCACCAAAATCCGCAAATCCATTATTAAGTCCATTCCGCTCAGCTTACAGCATGCCATTGGCGGCGGTATTGGTATTTTCATCGCTTACATAGGCATTAAAAACGCCGGCCTGCTGCAGTTCACCTCTGACCCCGGCAAAAACATTGTTCTGGATGGTGGCACCGTTATTGCGGATTCCAGCATTGTGCCCGGTCTGGTCACTTTGAATACTGCCCCTGTGCTTCTGGCACTGATCGGACTGATCATGATCATGGTTCTGCTGATTATGAAAGTCAAAGGCGCTATCCTGATCAGCATTCTGGCAACCACTGTGATCGGTATTCCCATGGGCGTTGTGGATCTTTCCACCCTGAGCGCCACTGCCGGCATTGGTAATGCTTTTGCCGATCTTGGCGTGACTTTTGGTGCAGCCTTCGGCCCCAACGGTATGGGTTCTCTCTTTGCTGATCCTGTTAAAATCCCATTGGTGCTCATGACTATTTTTGCATTCAGCCTTTCCGATACTTTTGATACCATTGGAACCTTCATTGGCACCGGCCGCAAAAGCGGTATTTTCAGCGCTGAAGACGAAGCTGCTATGGCCACCAGCACCGGATTCAAATCCAAAATGGATAAGGCTCTCTTTGCTGATTCCGTTGCCACCTCTGTAGGTGCATTGTTTGGTACTTCCAACACCACTACCTTTGTGGAAAGCGCAGCCGGTATCGGCGCAGGCGGCCGCACCGGTCTGACCAGCGTTGTCACCGCACTGCTGTTCATCGCTTCTATTTTCCTGGCCCCTGTTGCCGGTATTGTGCCCGCTGCCGCCACCGCTCCTGCGCTGATTGCAGTTGGTATCATGATGCTCAGTTCCTTCCGGGAAATTGAGTGGGAAGATCTTGAGGAAGCCATTCCCGCCTTCTTTGCCGGTATCTTCATGGCTCTGTGCTACAGCATTTCTTATGGTATTGCCGCTGGCTTTATCTTCTACTGCATCGTAAAGCTCTGCAAGGGCCAGCTCAAAACCGTTCACCCCATTCTTTTAGTTTCTACCCTGCTCTTCATTCTGAACTTCATTCTTCTGTGTTTCATCTAA
- a CDS encoding V-type ATP synthase subunit D → MDTSNIFPTKGNLLSTKKSLSLARMGYELMDRKRNILIREMMGLIDKANSLRESIDDIFQKAYQSLQRANITLGQSDSLAETVPIEEGLSITYRSVMGVELPAIHLKCADQPQMWYDFGSSNAAFDQAFVSFHEVKRLCATLAEIENCVYRLAVAIKKTQSRANALENIIIPRLEFTAKFISDALEEKDREEFSRLKVIKRVKNKKD, encoded by the coding sequence ATGGATACATCCAATATATTTCCCACCAAGGGGAACCTGCTATCCACCAAAAAGTCTTTGAGCCTGGCCCGCATGGGCTATGAGCTGATGGATCGCAAGCGCAACATCCTCATCCGTGAAATGATGGGGCTGATTGATAAAGCCAATTCCCTTCGGGAATCCATTGACGATATTTTTCAAAAAGCTTATCAATCTCTCCAGCGGGCCAATATTACGCTGGGTCAAAGCGATTCATTGGCTGAAACAGTCCCCATAGAGGAAGGCCTTTCCATCACCTACCGCTCGGTCATGGGTGTGGAGCTGCCTGCCATTCATCTTAAATGCGCCGATCAGCCACAAATGTGGTATGATTTTGGAAGCTCCAACGCTGCTTTTGATCAGGCTTTTGTTTCTTTCCACGAGGTTAAGCGCTTGTGCGCTACTCTTGCAGAAATTGAAAACTGTGTTTACCGGCTTGCGGTTGCCATTAAAAAGACCCAAAGCCGTGCCAATGCGCTGGAAAACATCATTATCCCCCGCTTGGAATTTACTGCAAAGTTTATTTCGGATGCGCTGGAGGAAAAAGATCGAGAGGAATTCTCACGGCTTAAAGTGATTAAAAGGGTTAAAAATAAAAAAGATTAG
- a CDS encoding V-type ATP synthase subunit B encodes MSIQLVGLKEISGSIVFLEDVPELAFEEMVEIKLDNGTTRTGRVVQIEGHRAAIQVFEGTRGLGLETPRTRLLGHPMRMPLARELLGRVLGGSGKPIDGLGEIYPEKMGDINGSPLNPVARQYPHSYINTGISSIDCLMTLIRGQKLPIFSGSGMQHNKLAVQIVRQAKVAQEKGVEFGVVFAAMGVKNDVADYFKSSFEQSGVLKNVVMFLNLSNDPIIERILTPKCALTAAEYLAFEKGMHILVILTDMTSYAEALREFSSSKGEIPGRKGYPGYLYSDLASIYERAGIVEGRPGSVTQIPILTMPNDDITHPVPDLTGYITEGQIVLSRQLDQTGVYPPISVLPSLSRLMKDSIGKDYTREDHADLANQLFASYAKVQEVRSLASVIGEEELSPVDKQYLSFGRLFEEKFITQGANDDRTIEQTLSLGWEILSALSPSELDRVSPQILERYLPKKAQ; translated from the coding sequence ATGAGTATACAACTGGTTGGTCTCAAGGAAATTTCCGGTTCCATCGTTTTTCTGGAGGATGTACCGGAGCTTGCCTTTGAGGAAATGGTTGAAATCAAATTAGATAACGGCACGACCCGCACAGGGCGTGTTGTTCAAATTGAAGGCCACCGGGCCGCTATTCAGGTGTTTGAAGGCACCCGCGGGCTGGGGCTGGAAACTCCCCGCACCCGCCTGCTGGGGCATCCTATGCGTATGCCCTTGGCCCGGGAGCTTCTGGGTAGAGTGCTGGGTGGTTCCGGTAAACCCATTGACGGCCTTGGGGAAATCTACCCTGAAAAAATGGGTGATATCAACGGCAGCCCCCTGAATCCGGTTGCCAGACAATATCCCCACAGCTATATCAACACCGGTATTTCCTCCATCGATTGCCTGATGACCCTAATCCGGGGGCAGAAGCTGCCCATTTTCTCCGGCTCCGGTATGCAGCACAACAAGCTGGCTGTCCAGATTGTGCGGCAAGCCAAGGTTGCGCAGGAAAAGGGCGTGGAGTTTGGTGTTGTGTTTGCCGCTATGGGTGTTAAAAACGACGTGGCCGATTATTTCAAATCCAGCTTTGAGCAGTCTGGTGTGCTCAAAAACGTGGTCATGTTCCTGAATCTTTCCAATGACCCCATTATCGAGCGTATTCTCACCCCCAAATGTGCTCTGACTGCCGCCGAATATCTGGCCTTTGAAAAAGGCATGCACATTCTGGTTATCCTCACCGATATGACCTCCTATGCTGAGGCTTTGCGTGAATTTTCTTCCTCTAAGGGAGAAATTCCCGGACGCAAAGGCTATCCCGGTTACCTCTATTCCGATCTTGCCTCTATCTACGAGCGGGCCGGTATTGTGGAGGGTCGCCCCGGCTCGGTCACCCAGATTCCCATCCTGACCATGCCCAACGATGATATCACCCACCCGGTGCCTGACCTGACCGGTTATATTACCGAAGGCCAGATTGTGCTCAGCCGCCAGCTGGATCAAACGGGAGTGTATCCGCCGATTTCAGTGCTTCCCTCCCTTTCCCGTCTGATGAAGGACAGCATCGGCAAGGATTATACCCGGGAGGATCACGCCGATCTTGCCAATCAGCTTTTTGCCAGCTACGCCAAGGTGCAGGAAGTGCGCTCTCTTGCCTCGGTTATCGGTGAGGAGGAGCTTTCCCCTGTGGATAAGCAATATCTCAGCTTCGGCAGACTGTTTGAAGAAAAATTCATCACTCAGGGTGCCAACGATGACCGCACCATTGAGCAGACATTAAGCCTTGGCTGGGAAATTCTCTCTGCACTGTCGCCCTCCGAGCTGGATCGGGTAAGCCCCCAGATTCTGGAGCGGTATCTGCCTAAAAAGGCACAGTAG
- a CDS encoding V-type ATP synthase subunit A, translating into MNTNAIYSINGPVVTVQNTMDFSMMEMVYVGEKRLVGEVISTSRKSTVIQVYENTTGLRPGEPVVGSGEPMSALLGPGILSGIFDGIQRPLTAMAEETGAFLGQGSNVPLLDPDRKWEVTVTAKIGDELAAGQIYATCPETPVVEHRMLVPPTMRGKVSFAAPSGSYCIHDCIVRLVDEQGEEHELTLCQKWPIKNTRPVQKRLPITRPLITGQRIVDTLFPIAKGGTAAIPGGFGTGKTMTQHQLAKWSDADIIVYIGCGERGNEMTQVLKEFSGLIDPRTGKALTDRTVLIANTSNMPVAAREASIYTGVTLAEYYRDMGYHVAIMADSTSRWAEALREISGRLEEMPAEEGFPAYLPSRLSEFYERAGDMITLCGKQGSVSIIGAVSPQGADFSEPVTQNTKRFVRSFWGLDKNLAYARHYPAINWNNSYSEYVDDLAPWYKENISPDFLRCRQAISTLLQQESQLMEIVKLIGSDVLPDDQKLTIEIARVIRVGFLQQNAYHQNDTYVPLSKQMKMMEVILHLYQKSKEVVSGGLPISHILRTGLYEQIIRLKYEVDNDHPEQFDPYFEAIDKELDSLKAATA; encoded by the coding sequence ATGAATACAAATGCAATCTATTCCATAAACGGACCTGTTGTGACCGTTCAGAATACCATGGATTTCTCCATGATGGAAATGGTCTATGTGGGAGAAAAGAGACTGGTAGGCGAGGTTATTTCCACCAGCCGCAAATCCACAGTCATTCAGGTTTATGAAAACACCACCGGGCTGCGCCCCGGGGAGCCGGTGGTAGGCTCAGGTGAGCCCATGAGCGCCCTGCTTGGACCGGGAATCCTTTCGGGAATTTTTGATGGTATCCAGCGCCCCCTGACAGCCATGGCTGAGGAAACCGGCGCCTTTTTGGGTCAGGGCAGCAACGTGCCCTTGCTGGATCCCGACCGAAAGTGGGAAGTGACTGTTACCGCTAAAATAGGGGATGAACTGGCTGCTGGTCAGATTTATGCCACCTGCCCCGAAACACCGGTTGTTGAGCACCGTATGCTGGTGCCACCGACTATGCGCGGAAAGGTATCCTTTGCTGCTCCCAGCGGTTCCTACTGCATTCACGACTGCATTGTGCGCCTTGTGGATGAACAGGGTGAGGAGCATGAACTGACTCTCTGCCAGAAATGGCCCATCAAGAACACCCGGCCTGTCCAAAAGCGTCTGCCCATTACACGGCCTCTTATTACAGGCCAGCGAATTGTGGATACCCTGTTCCCCATCGCCAAAGGCGGAACCGCCGCCATTCCCGGTGGCTTCGGCACCGGCAAAACCATGACCCAGCATCAGCTGGCCAAATGGTCGGATGCGGATATCATCGTCTACATTGGCTGCGGTGAGCGTGGCAACGAAATGACACAGGTGCTGAAAGAATTTTCCGGTCTGATCGACCCTAGAACCGGCAAAGCTTTGACCGACCGTACCGTTCTGATCGCCAACACCTCCAACATGCCCGTGGCTGCCCGTGAAGCCTCTATTTATACCGGTGTAACTCTTGCCGAATACTACCGGGATATGGGTTATCATGTAGCCATCATGGCGGATTCCACCTCCCGTTGGGCCGAGGCACTGCGTGAAATTTCCGGCCGTTTGGAGGAAATGCCCGCTGAAGAAGGTTTCCCCGCCTATCTGCCCTCTCGTCTTTCGGAATTTTATGAGCGTGCCGGCGATATGATCACCCTTTGCGGCAAGCAGGGCTCGGTCTCCATCATCGGGGCGGTTTCCCCTCAGGGTGCAGATTTTTCAGAGCCGGTCACTCAAAACACCAAGCGCTTTGTGCGCAGCTTCTGGGGCCTTGATAAAAACCTGGCTTATGCCCGCCACTACCCTGCTATCAACTGGAACAACAGCTACAGCGAATATGTGGATGATCTGGCCCCGTGGTATAAAGAAAACATCAGCCCTGATTTTCTGCGGTGCAGGCAGGCAATTTCCACTCTGCTCCAGCAGGAAAGCCAGCTCATGGAGATTGTGAAGCTGATTGGTTCGGATGTTCTCCCCGATGACCAAAAGCTGACCATCGAAATTGCCCGGGTAATCCGGGTGGGCTTCCTCCAGCAGAATGCTTATCACCAAAACGACACCTATGTTCCCCTTTCCAAGCAGATGAAAATGATGGAGGTTATTCTTCATCTTTATCAAAAGTCCAAAGAGGTTGTCTCCGGCGGACTGCCCATCTCCCATATACTGCGTACCGGGCTTTACGAGCAAATTATTCGCCTGAAATATGAAGTGGATAATGACCATCCGGAGCAATTTGACCCCTATTTTGAGGCAATTGACAAAGAGTTGGATAGCTTAAAGGCCGCTACAGCTTGA
- a CDS encoding V-type ATP synthase subunit E family protein: MICSSILAQASEQSQQIISAADLLRDQEIHQQEEKIIDLMFSTMQTQLFEIKQQAVHTIALHELSAHRKLLSHREELATLVFANVRAKISALAASDQYLDFLKENLSRSVSVLGANELVLALRGEDLPLWEQLRPLLGQGSSVVTDKTIKLGGFWLFAPKAEQLLDETLDAKFQENLPWFYQSCGMTI; the protein is encoded by the coding sequence ATGATATGTTCTTCAATACTGGCTCAGGCCAGCGAGCAGAGCCAGCAGATCATTTCAGCCGCCGACCTGCTGCGGGATCAGGAGATCCATCAGCAGGAGGAAAAAATCATTGACCTCATGTTTTCCACCATGCAAACCCAGCTGTTTGAAATTAAGCAGCAGGCTGTGCATACGATTGCTTTACACGAGCTGAGTGCCCACCGCAAGCTTCTCTCCCACCGGGAGGAGCTGGCAACCTTGGTTTTCGCCAATGTGCGGGCTAAAATTTCAGCTTTAGCCGCTTCGGATCAATACCTGGATTTTCTGAAAGAAAATTTGAGCCGCAGCGTTTCGGTTCTGGGTGCAAATGAGCTGGTTCTTGCTTTGCGGGGAGAGGATCTTCCCCTGTGGGAGCAGCTGCGTCCGCTGCTTGGTCAGGGCAGCTCCGTAGTAACGGATAAAACCATTAAGCTGGGCGGCTTTTGGCTCTTTGCTCCAAAAGCAGAACAGCTTTTGGATGAAACTCTGGATGCAAAATTCCAGGAGAATCTGCCTTGGTTTTATCAATCCTGCGGCATGACTATATAG
- a CDS encoding V-type ATP synthase subunit F, with amino-acid sequence MKFFLISDNTDTLIGMRMAGIDGVMVHTAEETLDALAAARRDNTVAVILITAKLMSLCRAEIYKIKLSTSRPLIVEVADRHGDGAIADSITKYVAEAVGIKI; translated from the coding sequence ATGAAATTCTTTTTAATCAGTGACAACACAGATACATTGATTGGTATGCGTATGGCCGGCATTGACGGCGTTATGGTTCACACCGCCGAAGAAACGCTGGATGCCTTGGCCGCTGCCCGGCGGGATAATACCGTGGCCGTTATTTTGATCACTGCCAAGCTGATGAGCCTGTGCAGGGCCGAGATTTATAAGATCAAGTTGAGCACCTCCCGCCCGCTGATTGTGGAGGTTGCCGACCGCCATGGTGACGGTGCCATTGCCGATTCTATTACCAAATATGTGGCTGAGGCCGTCGGAATAAAAATCTAA
- a CDS encoding ATP synthase subunit C, translated as MSTIYTLLIPAAIILLISMPLIPVYRGISTGQKAKQSLIFNLCAFFGFAALMVILPIGQVAAFAAEPVAAAATAASSNGMGYIAAALATGMSTIGAGIAVAAAAPAAIGATSEDPKALGKALIFVALGEGVALYGLLISILIINRLG; from the coding sequence ATGTCAACTATCTACACCTTATTGATTCCTGCTGCTATTATCCTTTTGATCTCCATGCCCCTTATCCCTGTATACAGAGGCATTTCCACCGGCCAGAAGGCCAAGCAGAGCCTGATCTTTAACCTGTGTGCCTTTTTCGGATTTGCCGCCCTTATGGTGATTCTGCCCATCGGTCAGGTTGCTGCTTTCGCCGCTGAGCCTGTGGCCGCCGCTGCTACTGCTGCCAGCAGCAACGGTATGGGCTATATCGCCGCCGCCTTGGCAACCGGTATGTCCACCATCGGCGCCGGCATCGCCGTGGCTGCCGCTGCTCCTGCCGCTATCGGCGCCACCAGCGAGGACCCCAAAGCCCTTGGTAAGGCTCTGATCTTTGTTGCTTTGGGCGAAGGTGTTGCTTTGTATGGCCTGCTGATCTCCATTTTGATTATTAACCGTTTGGGTTAA
- a CDS encoding V-type ATPase 116kDa subunit family protein: MAIDKMTFIDMRGSSQYLDDVLIRCVSSGLFHPENAAGFSEYSIGSSVLSQNPFGELYSKMGDIAGTVGIPLEQMSTSCSVPTSSREDFLKDADSFFTQLQKEYPTYLNQKTELEEKLLHASPQTKEMLHQELKKLKETTQNQREAFSCWFSQLSLFHDAYELRKYVVEIRGVFHVVGFVTTRTEKEFISLFEGYPEITITAKDAGQDRHLPVQVPVKLKNNWFVRPFEMFVEMYGSPSYNDIDPTPFVAYTYTLLFGIMFGDLGQGLLISLIGYLLYRFKGMKLGAIISRIGISSAIFGTAYGSVFGFEEALTPLYTKLFGLHEKPIEVMRPATTNTVLITSVGIGVVIILMVIIFNICIGIKQHNLERTLFSQNGLAGLLFYGTVIAAVLLSLTGQSVSPVFWIIIVFSLVVIFFKEPLGRCVALWDHSTLIEKDQELKESRTFHPGAVNLVKLFSCKNLYIRFGRLPTENFQKLDFFTQTPFIVHPLKTDVEYVWCIYITSGPDKAEVDAIFHDLFFERIYIPESYLVSNEQTEEFLTRCIEAGGLPSDIAPSPKSTTVTISKHRTMLQIMFPDGIGAFFIETFFEMFEVLLSFITNTMSFLRVGGFILSHAGMMSVVMTLSAMMGSGGSLNWGVVIGGNLFVMALEGLIVGIQVLRLEFYEIFSRFFNADGAPFDPIRAGTTSV, from the coding sequence TTGGCTATCGACAAAATGACTTTCATTGATATGCGGGGCAGCTCGCAATATCTGGATGATGTGCTGATCCGGTGTGTAAGTTCGGGGCTTTTCCACCCTGAAAATGCCGCCGGATTCAGCGAATATTCCATTGGCTCCAGTGTTCTTTCACAAAATCCCTTCGGTGAGCTTTACAGCAAAATGGGGGATATTGCAGGAACGGTGGGCATCCCATTGGAGCAGATGAGCACCTCCTGTTCTGTGCCGACCTCAAGCCGGGAAGATTTTTTAAAGGATGCGGATTCCTTTTTCACACAGCTTCAAAAGGAATATCCCACCTATCTGAATCAGAAGACAGAGTTGGAAGAAAAGCTTCTTCACGCATCTCCGCAGACCAAGGAGATGCTTCATCAGGAGCTTAAAAAGCTGAAAGAGACTACCCAGAATCAGCGTGAAGCTTTTTCCTGTTGGTTCTCGCAGCTTTCCTTGTTTCATGATGCCTATGAGCTGCGCAAATATGTGGTGGAAATTCGTGGCGTGTTCCACGTGGTGGGCTTTGTAACCACGCGAACCGAGAAGGAGTTCATCAGCCTGTTTGAGGGCTACCCGGAAATTACCATCACAGCCAAGGATGCGGGGCAAGATCGGCATCTGCCTGTGCAGGTACCGGTTAAGCTGAAAAACAACTGGTTTGTGCGGCCCTTTGAGATGTTTGTGGAAATGTACGGTTCCCCTTCTTACAACGATATTGACCCCACACCTTTTGTGGCTTATACCTACACTCTGCTGTTCGGCATTATGTTTGGCGATTTGGGGCAGGGCTTGCTTATATCTTTGATCGGGTACCTGCTCTATCGTTTCAAGGGTATGAAGCTGGGAGCTATTATTTCCCGCATTGGAATTTCTTCGGCCATTTTTGGAACCGCTTATGGTTCGGTATTCGGCTTTGAGGAAGCACTGACTCCCTTATATACCAAGCTTTTCGGTCTGCATGAAAAGCCCATCGAGGTTATGCGTCCGGCCACCACCAACACTGTTTTGATCACCTCAGTGGGGATCGGCGTGGTCATTATCCTGATGGTTATTATCTTCAATATCTGCATTGGTATCAAACAGCACAATCTGGAAAGAACTCTCTTTTCCCAAAACGGGCTGGCCGGCTTGCTGTTTTACGGCACTGTGATTGCGGCTGTGCTGCTCTCCCTCACCGGGCAAAGCGTTTCTCCCGTTTTTTGGATCATAATTGTCTTTTCTCTGGTGGTTATCTTCTTTAAGGAACCCCTTGGCCGGTGCGTGGCCCTATGGGATCACAGCACACTGATTGAAAAGGATCAGGAGCTGAAGGAAAGCCGTACTTTCCATCCGGGTGCTGTCAATCTGGTTAAGCTGTTCTCCTGCAAAAACCTTTATATCCGCTTTGGCCGGCTTCCCACCGAGAACTTCCAGAAGCTGGATTTCTTTACGCAGACACCTTTTATTGTGCATCCCCTTAAAACGGATGTGGAATATGTCTGGTGCATTTACATCACCTCCGGCCCGGATAAGGCCGAAGTGGATGCCATCTTCCACGATTTGTTTTTCGAACGCATCTATATTCCTGAATCCTATTTGGTCAGCAACGAGCAAACCGAGGAGTTCCTAACTCGCTGCATCGAGGCCGGTGGATTGCCCTCCGACATTGCCCCCAGCCCCAAATCCACTACGGTAACGATCTCCAAACACCGCACTATGCTGCAAATCATGTTCCCCGATGGAATCGGTGCCTTCTTTATCGAGACATTTTTTGAAATGTTCGAGGTGCTGCTGAGCTTTATTACCAACACCATGTCCTTCCTGCGTGTGGGCGGCTTTATTCTTTCCCACGCCGGCATGATGTCGGTGGTTATGACTCTTTCGGCCATGATGGGTTCAGGCGGCAGCCTGAACTGGGGTGTTGTAATCGGAGGCAACCTGTTTGTTATGGCCCTTGAGGGTCTGATTGTGGGCATTCAGGTGCTGCGTCTGGAATTCTACGAAATTTTCAGCCGCTTTTTCAACGCCGATGGTGCACCTTTTGATCCTATTCGTGCCGGAACCACTTCTGTATGA